Part of the Sphingobacterium sp. LZ7M1 genome, ACTTCAATAATAAGCTCATTCTTACCTGAAATCACAATAAATATATTTAATTTTTACATTACATCACAGCGTAAACCAATCTATATTTTATTGTAGCTAATCGGCTTCAAATCCTAGTCAAATAAAACATTTTTAATCTATTTTCATTTATTATCATAGATCAATGTGCAAGTATAATTTTATCCCAAAATTTGCAGTAATAAACAAAAACGAAATTAAAAATATATGAATATGAAAACTCTATTAAGCTTTTTTACAGCCCTGATTTTAGTTAGCAACGTTGCATTCGCACAAACAAAATGGTCTGTTGACCCTGCACATACGAATGCTCGTTTTGAAATCAAACACTTAGGAATCTCTTTCGTTGATGGAGATTTCACCAAGTTGGAAGGTCAAGTAGAATCTAAAGATTCTGTGAACTTTGACAATGCTACTGTTTCATTTGACATTGATGTGAACAGCATCGATACTAGAATTGAAGCAAGAGACAATCACTTGAAGAGCGATGACTTCTTCAGTGCAGAGAAATTCCCAAAAATGACCCTTAAAAATGCCACCCTTAAAAAAGCTGGCAAAGGTAAATTCAAACTGACAGGAGACCTAACCATTAAAGACGTAACAAAAAGTGTAACCTTTGATGTGATCCAAAATAACGGTACTATCCTAGATCCTTGGGGAAAAACCAGAGCTGGATTTACAGCTACTACTTCAATCAACCGTTTTGATTACAACATTAAATATGCAGACAAAACCGCTGCAGGAATCGACGCAGTCGCTCCTGAAGTTGCCATCACAGTAAATGTGGAATTGGTTAAGAACTAACTCTTAAGGGGAAAATTAATCCACGTTGATTATAGCCTTGAATCACAAATAACTATATATTAATTAGAAAGGGATAGCAAAAACTATCCCTTTTTCTTTGTTATATTTGATAATAAACAGCATTTATGCTATTCAATAAACCTCCTTATGTGTAAATACCTTGCTAATAGGTTCAGGGAAGTCATGCTTTCCGGGACTTGGATCGCGAACAGCAATTGGCAAAAAGAATTGAGTGATATACATT contains:
- a CDS encoding YceI family protein; translated protein: MKTLLSFFTALILVSNVAFAQTKWSVDPAHTNARFEIKHLGISFVDGDFTKLEGQVESKDSVNFDNATVSFDIDVNSIDTRIEARDNHLKSDDFFSAEKFPKMTLKNATLKKAGKGKFKLTGDLTIKDVTKSVTFDVIQNNGTILDPWGKTRAGFTATTSINRFDYNIKYADKTAAGIDAVAPEVAITVNVELVKN